The DNA region CCGAGGTCTCGACGCTCTGGTGGTGGCCACTAGCTGTCTGAAGCAGTGTGACAACGGTCCCATCCTCGTGATCCAGCCGGAAAACTGGTGGTTCAAGGGTGTGGACTCAGAGGAAAAGATCGACGAAATCCTCGACGGCCTTGAAGACGGAGAACCCTGCGCAGATTACCTGCTGGATTAATTAACTTAATACTTCAAATTTCAAAATTCACGCTTCTGAATTTTGGAAAACATAGAGGGAGCATATGCCGGCCACAGTTCATATCCGTAACGCCAACTCCGCTGATCTGGTTCCGATGACCGATCTGCTGAAATCTCTTTTCTCCGTCGAGAAGGACTTTTTAGTGGATGGAAGCAGACAGATGCAGGGTTTAAGGATGCTGCTGGGCAATCCCCGGGCACGCATCCTTGTTGCAGAAGATATGGACAAAAATATGGGTGAAGTGGTCGGCATGTGCACCGGTCAGATTGTAATCTCAACTGCTGAAGGCGGCCCGTCCATCCTAGTGGAGGATGTGGTTGTGCGCAGCGATCATCGGGGAAAGGGGATCGGCACCATGCTTATGGAAGCCATTCTCGGATTCGCAGAAGAACAAAGAGCAACACGGCTGCAACTACTGGCAGACTGCGAAAACACCTCGGCCCTGAAATTCTACGAAAAGATCGGCTGGTCTGAAACCAACCTGATCTGTCTTCGCAAGATGAACGCATAGCAACGGAGCAAAGCAATGAATGAATATACAATTTTAGAAGAACGCAAAGACCAGATCCACCGCACGGGCGAGGGAGCACTGGACATGGCCTGCAACCGGGAATCACTCGCCGGGGCAGTAAGCCAGAGAGCCTGTGTTTTCTGCGGTTCGCGGGTGGTGCTATACCCCATCGCAGACGCCCTGCATCTGGTCCACGGTCCTATCGGCTGTGCAGTTTATACCTGGGATATCCGCGGCGCGCTCTCCAGCGGCCCGGAACTGCACCGCCTCTCATTCTCCACCGACCTGCAGGAAACCGACGTAATCTTCGGCGGAGAGAAAAAGCTTGAAGCGGCCCTTGATGAACTCATCGACCGCCACAGTCCCAAGGCCGCATTCGTTTACTCCACCTGCATTGTGGGCATCATCGGCGATGACCTTGAAGCGGTCTGTAGAAAGATGAGCGAGAAGAAAGGAATTCCCGTACTTCCGGTCATGTCCGAAGGTTTCAAGGGCAGCAAGCGCGAGGGCTACCTCGCCGCCTGCAAAGCCATGTTCAAACTGGTGGGCACCGAAGAAACGTCCGACATTTCCCCTCTTTCCGTAAACATCTTGGGCGACTTCAACCTTGCCGGGGAAATCTGGATCATCCGCGAATATTTCAGAAAGATGGGGGTGGAAGTCGTTGCCAACATTACCGGTGACGGACGTGTGAAGGATATCGGGCGCAGCCACGGGGCGGCCCTGAATCTTGTACAGTGTTCGGGTGCGACATTGGACTTGGCAAAAATGATGAAAGAGGAATACGGCACGCCCTTTATGCGCGTATCCTACCTCGGCATCGAAGACATGGCCGATTCCCTCTATCAGGTTGCTGATTTCTTCAAGGATGTCGACCCGGACATTGTCAAACGCACGGAAGATCTCGTCCGCGACGAACTCTCCAAGCTCATGCCCGAACTGGCCCGCATGCGCAAAGATCTCGAAGGCAAGAAAGTCGCCATGTACGTGGGCGGTTCCTTCAAGGCTTTCTCCCTGCTCAAGGCTTTCCGCCACTTGGGCATGAAAGTAGTCATGGTCGGTTCCCAGACCGGAACCAAGGAAGATTACGCTGAACTGGAACGCATCTCCGATCCCGGCACCATCTTAGTTGATGACGCCAACCCGCTGGAATTGTCCGCATTCATTAAAGAAAAGGACGTGGACATATTCGTCGGCGGCGTAAAAGAACGGCCCATCGCCTTCAAGATGGGAGTCGGATTCTGCGATCACAACCACGAGCGCAAGGAAGCCCTGGAAGGTTTCGTAGGCATGCTCAATTTCGCCCGCGAAATTCACGCTTCAGCAATGAGCCCGGTCTGGAACTTTGTTCCTCGAAGAGCGAAGAAACAGATTTGATGCGCTTCGCGCTTTTTGATGA from Desulfovibrio sp. JC010 includes:
- a CDS encoding ferredoxin, coding for MATPERMIICCQSFRAAGDPKGICHKQTDGFLQYIEEETIDRGLDALVVATSCLKQCDNGPILVIQPENWWFKGVDSEEKIDEILDGLEDGEPCADYLLD
- a CDS encoding GNAT family N-acetyltransferase, giving the protein MPATVHIRNANSADLVPMTDLLKSLFSVEKDFLVDGSRQMQGLRMLLGNPRARILVAEDMDKNMGEVVGMCTGQIVISTAEGGPSILVEDVVVRSDHRGKGIGTMLMEAILGFAEEQRATRLQLLADCENTSALKFYEKIGWSETNLICLRKMNA
- the nifE gene encoding nitrogenase iron-molybdenum cofactor biosynthesis protein NifE — protein: MNEYTILEERKDQIHRTGEGALDMACNRESLAGAVSQRACVFCGSRVVLYPIADALHLVHGPIGCAVYTWDIRGALSSGPELHRLSFSTDLQETDVIFGGEKKLEAALDELIDRHSPKAAFVYSTCIVGIIGDDLEAVCRKMSEKKGIPVLPVMSEGFKGSKREGYLAACKAMFKLVGTEETSDISPLSVNILGDFNLAGEIWIIREYFRKMGVEVVANITGDGRVKDIGRSHGAALNLVQCSGATLDLAKMMKEEYGTPFMRVSYLGIEDMADSLYQVADFFKDVDPDIVKRTEDLVRDELSKLMPELARMRKDLEGKKVAMYVGGSFKAFSLLKAFRHLGMKVVMVGSQTGTKEDYAELERISDPGTILVDDANPLELSAFIKEKDVDIFVGGVKERPIAFKMGVGFCDHNHERKEALEGFVGMLNFAREIHASAMSPVWNFVPRRAKKQI